In Candidatus Methylomirabilota bacterium, the DNA window CCGCCCACGTCCACCGCCAGCGTGCCGGTCCGGCTCATGCCGGGGGCATTGTATCGTGCCCGGCCGGCGGACGACGCCCCCGGGAATTCACGCCGGCATTCATATCGTAAGACGATATACTGGCGCGTGTCCCGGAACACGCCGCGGACCGCCGACTACCGGGCGCTGGCCGACTTCCGCCACCAGCTCCGCAGATTCCTCGTGCGGCGGGAACAGGCCGCGCGCGCCGCGGGCATCGAGGCCAGGCACTATCAGCTGCTGCTCGAGCTCAAGGCGTTCGATGGACGGGACGAGGCCACGGTCGGCGCGCTCGCCGAGCGGCTGCAGATCCGCCATCACAGCGCGGTCGGGCTCATCGACCGGCTCGCCGCCCGGGGCCTCGTGCGGCGGCGCCGCGCGGAGTCGGACCGGCGGCGCGTGCTGGTCGAGCTCACGCCGGCGGGGGAGGCGAAGCTGAGGAAGCTGGCGGCGTACTCGCTCTCGGAGCTCCGGCGCGAAGGGCCGGAGCTGGTGAAGATCCTGAAGCGCCTCACACAGGGAGGACCCGGCACATGAAGACGCAACGGCCGTACCTCGCGGTATTCCTCGCGCCCGCGCTGCTCCTGGCGCTGGCGCTCGCCGGCTGCGCCAAGCAGTCGTCCACGACCGTGTCGGCGCCGCCGCCGGGCGGGCCCGGGGGCGCGCCGCCGCGCGCCGCCAGCCAGCCGGGGCCGGCTCCCGCGCAGGCGCCGGGCGGGCCTCGCGGCGCGATGGCGCGGCCCGTGCTCACCGGG includes these proteins:
- a CDS encoding helix-turn-helix domain-containing protein, translated to MSRNTPRTADYRALADFRHQLRRFLVRREQAARAAGIEARHYQLLLELKAFDGRDEATVGALAERLQIRHHSAVGLIDRLAARGLVRRRRAESDRRRVLVELTPAGEAKLRKLAAYSLSELRREGPELVKILKRLTQGGPGT